The following coding sequences are from one Shewanella violacea DSS12 window:
- a CDS encoding parallel beta-helix domain-containing protein: MFNKKPSWLIPSLVASAIALSISGCSSDDDPIVEEDKSTVVPSPESSPSFPQGAIMIEAGENLTIRIQEALINAQTGDVIVLPKGNFKIASTLLFDGDVDGDGTYAKNITIMGYGMDETVLDFSESISGDGIFVQNAINIIIQDMSVNEAKNNGIKLKNTNGIILRRLATVWEGELDEGNGAYGLYPVECENILIEDSYVRGSADAGIYVGQSQYIVVRNNIAKENVAGIEIENSKYADVYGNEAMGNTGGILVFDLPINNHRYGSSVRIFNNKIYDNNTKNFANASANPAGVHIVPPGTGMIILSTDNVEIFNNEITNHDTMAVTIASFFIAEPDMGAFVASYAQENQPIQDGWRPTPRNIYLHDNVITGYGKKPNGYLIDDIITAYLLTHGQFPGVLYDGLGEMLSNNGTAAYLGLQEMPFATDGSDNVCASNNGDVSIGRLYANDNTDVSIADVLFESTQAELLKCAQVSLPVHTVTFGEQIFGCGVDDDVAGCDGGILIGGGGSIGEGEGGLVGDGDQALCETTGSEVNWDALLGANCPKLSDYNLFADTKDPSTGANSGGMPYDMNTQLFTDYSSKYRFVFVPEGKMASYSVQESMDFPVGTVISKTFALPANTSQRGIVNEDIIETRLLIRRDTGWTALPYVYNSEQSDAVLAKAGAIQGKQIVHNGETLAFDYVVPSMNNCKQCHQFKLDADSPAVFVPIGPKARHLNKDYAYADGTMNQLLKWQSAGILQGVPDVATIDTVPAYSDGDETGLASLTDVQLMATAKGYLDVNCAHCHRPEGNASNTGLTLEYWRPYSDGHGTCKSPVAYGGGELGYDIVPTAPESSILHFRMETNLPGDRMPEIGRGLSHGEGVALIHEWIKRLPVATCSP; this comes from the coding sequence ATGTTCAACAAGAAACCATCTTGGTTAATCCCATCATTAGTGGCCAGTGCCATCGCGCTAAGTATCTCAGGTTGTTCATCTGATGATGATCCCATTGTCGAAGAAGATAAAAGCACTGTCGTACCAAGCCCTGAATCATCCCCAAGTTTTCCCCAAGGCGCAATCATGATTGAGGCCGGCGAGAACCTCACCATACGTATTCAGGAAGCCCTGATCAATGCACAAACCGGTGATGTCATCGTACTGCCAAAGGGCAATTTCAAGATAGCATCTACTCTGCTGTTCGATGGCGATGTGGACGGTGATGGTACCTATGCTAAGAACATCACCATCATGGGATACGGTATGGATGAAACCGTATTAGACTTCTCTGAGTCAATTTCCGGTGATGGCATCTTCGTACAAAATGCCATCAATATCATTATTCAGGATATGTCAGTTAACGAAGCCAAGAACAATGGTATCAAGCTTAAAAACACTAACGGCATTATCTTACGCCGACTCGCTACTGTGTGGGAAGGTGAGTTAGATGAAGGCAACGGAGCCTATGGTCTCTATCCTGTCGAATGTGAAAATATCCTCATCGAAGATAGCTATGTCCGCGGCAGCGCCGATGCAGGTATCTATGTAGGTCAGTCTCAATATATCGTGGTTCGAAACAATATCGCCAAGGAAAACGTGGCGGGTATCGAAATTGAAAACTCTAAATACGCCGATGTATATGGCAACGAAGCCATGGGTAATACCGGCGGTATCTTAGTCTTCGACTTGCCGATCAACAATCATAGATATGGATCCAGTGTCCGAATTTTCAATAACAAGATTTATGACAACAACACCAAGAACTTTGCCAACGCCTCAGCCAATCCGGCAGGTGTTCACATCGTTCCCCCAGGAACCGGTATGATTATTCTGTCTACCGATAATGTCGAGATCTTCAACAACGAAATAACCAACCACGATACTATGGCAGTCACCATTGCCAGCTTCTTTATCGCCGAACCTGACATGGGCGCTTTTGTGGCGAGTTACGCTCAGGAAAATCAACCGATCCAGGATGGCTGGAGACCCACCCCAAGAAACATTTACCTCCATGATAATGTGATCACAGGCTATGGTAAAAAACCCAACGGTTATCTTATCGACGATATTATCACTGCGTATCTGTTAACCCACGGTCAATTCCCAGGCGTGCTCTATGATGGCCTCGGCGAGATGTTATCTAATAATGGCACCGCGGCTTATTTAGGCCTACAGGAAATGCCATTTGCCACAGACGGCAGTGATAATGTCTGTGCCAGTAATAATGGTGATGTATCTATAGGTCGACTCTATGCCAATGACAACACAGATGTCAGCATTGCAGATGTCTTGTTTGAATCGACACAAGCCGAACTACTTAAATGTGCTCAGGTCAGCTTACCGGTTCATACGGTAACATTTGGGGAGCAGATATTTGGTTGTGGCGTCGATGATGATGTCGCAGGCTGTGATGGTGGCATCCTAATCGGTGGTGGCGGCAGTATAGGTGAAGGTGAAGGCGGCCTAGTCGGTGACGGAGACCAGGCTCTGTGTGAAACCACAGGCTCTGAGGTCAACTGGGATGCTTTACTGGGTGCAAATTGCCCCAAGCTATCGGATTATAACTTGTTTGCCGATACCAAAGATCCCTCTACTGGCGCAAACTCAGGTGGCATGCCTTACGACATGAACACCCAACTATTTACCGACTATTCGAGCAAGTATCGTTTCGTCTTTGTCCCTGAAGGAAAAATGGCCAGTTACTCGGTTCAGGAAAGCATGGACTTCCCTGTCGGCACAGTGATCAGCAAAACCTTCGCCTTACCGGCCAATACCAGTCAACGTGGCATTGTAAATGAAGATATAATTGAAACTCGTCTACTTATTCGCCGTGATACCGGCTGGACAGCCCTGCCCTACGTATATAACTCCGAGCAATCTGATGCTGTACTGGCCAAGGCTGGAGCCATTCAAGGTAAGCAAATCGTCCATAATGGTGAAACCTTAGCCTTCGATTACGTCGTTCCCAGCATGAATAACTGTAAGCAATGTCATCAGTTCAAGCTTGATGCCGACAGCCCAGCGGTGTTCGTACCAATCGGTCCTAAGGCGCGTCACCTGAATAAAGACTATGCCTATGCCGATGGCACCATGAACCAGTTACTCAAGTGGCAGTCAGCAGGCATACTCCAAGGTGTTCCCGACGTGGCGACTATCGATACTGTGCCAGCGTATTCAGATGGCGATGAAACAGGCTTAGCGTCATTAACCGATGTACAGCTGATGGCCACGGCCAAGGGCTATCTGGATGTGAACTGTGCTCATTGTCATCGTCCCGAGGGCAATGCATCCAACACAGGTCTTACACTGGAATATTGGAGACCTTACTCTGACGGTCACGGTACCTGTAAATCTCCAGTCGCCTATGGCGGCGGAGAGCTGGGTTACGATATTGTGCCAACAGCACCGGAGAGCTCTATCCTACATTTCAGAATGGAGACTAATCTCCCGGGAGATCGTATGCCTGAGATTGGCCGAGGTCTGTCACACGGTGAAGGTGTTGCGCTTATCCATGAGTGGATCAAAAGGCTACCTGTAGCCACTTGTTCACCATAA